The window GATGGCCTAAGATGCCACCACCACCCCAAGTGCCTTAACTTTGTTGGGACAGCCagctcaagaaaataaaaaacacaGCATGGGCTTGATCAACATGCCTTCAGCACAATGAGATCAATCATCACCCAACTCACTGGATATCAGAAAAATCAATACTTTTGTCTTCCAATGCTCGTAGTGCAAAAGTTTCCTTACAGATTTGTGccactttcttcatcatctttaagGCCCCACGACTCACCATGCCAAGCTTTATCCTGTGCAGTTTCacccctatatccactccacctcACAGAACCCCCAAAGTCCTCAGACCTTTACACTGTCGAGAACTTTTAGCCATGCTTTTTATCCGCCTAACATTCTCCTCCTCAGAAGCTTATTCCTATTCCTCAAGAATACCAAGCGGCTGCCGTGATGCAACAAAGCGAAACCTTTCAGTGCACAACAGCTTTGAGAGCCTCCAGTACTTCAGTCACCATTAGCAAGTTGGGTAATCCACTTCAAAAGTCTCTCATGCTGCCTCTCGGTCAAGTCACTTCGATCTCACTTGGCAAATAAACTTTAGTAAAATGGAGCACAATTCTTCAGCATCTTCCCTCGGGGAAAGCCAGAAGACCTGGTAGATGCTCCCTTCTCGAGGAACAAGTGGCGTCTCCATTAGGCTCTGCCACTGATCTCAATCCCATCGCCTGCAATGGTTTCTGATGGGTTCCAGCATTCACCGCCCTGAACAAGGCCAGCAAGTATTAGGAGGTCAATTCATGCCTTTGACTAGTTCGTAGATACGACCGGAAAGCGGTCGCCAAGGGACGATCGAACGCGTGGCGACATGTGGTGATGGCCACGACAGACGCTTCCACTTGGGGATCGAGGAAGGTTTGTTGCGTTTACCAGGTCAAAGGAACATGAACACCAAGATAATTAATTACCTTTTCTTTGGTTTTGAtgagttaaggatctgttgatttaGATAATCCTTTAGTTACTTCAGATGATCGAGATGATCAAATGAAGTGACCGACAGATAGTATTTGGATTGAATCGAGTTGGATTCATTGCAGGCATGTTCATGAACTTGTTGTTCATGGAGGATATCTACACGGATACAAGAAATCTAATGTGTGGGAGAAGAACAGAAACAGTATGAAGCTAGGAAGGGATGGCGAAGGCAGAGTGCCCTGTTGTTCTTGGACTACTCTCAAGACATGTTTACATGGACGATGCCGTTCTTGATGCAGTTGCAGATGGGGCATGCGTCCACGGTGGGGCCGCAGGTCATGCAGAGGCAGAGATGCCGGCATGGGAGAAGCAGCACCGACGGCTCGCGCTCGCGGCAGCTCCAGCAGCCTCTCCTCCACTCCCTCCCCAGTCCGATGTCCTCCTCGTCCTCTGCGTTGTCCCCGCAGCAGCACGACTCGGCGTCGTCGGCGGTCGCCGGTGCTTCGTTCACCATCACCTGCGCCGCCAGGACCTGCTCGAGGTTGGTCCTCAGCACGTTGGCCGTGGCCTCGTTGCTCTGCGCCAGGTTCCGCCAGATCTGGTTCTCCGCATACAGGCTCTTGATGCGCTCTTCCAGCGCCCAATTCAACTTCCCGACCCTCGCGATCTCTTCCTCCTTGGCTTTTATCCGCTTCGACAcgtcct of the Musa acuminata AAA Group cultivar baxijiao chromosome BXJ3-2, Cavendish_Baxijiao_AAA, whole genome shotgun sequence genome contains:
- the LOC103975655 gene encoding probable BOI-related E3 ubiquitin-protein ligase 3, with the translated sequence MAVDAHHLHPFPSQPVRTSEIIGSTSNQPSFYDMQMGFISPVPGANAACNSLAPVSAAASDSGLTFNDVVAAAAASRKRPCPISFLGDDVSSLLQRQSLDFDRVILQHAETVRAGLAERRRMFARQVVAAVEEDVSKRIKAKEEEIARVGKLNWALEERIKSLYAENQIWRNLAQSNEATANVLRTNLEQVLAAQVMVNEAPATADDAESCCCGDNAEDEEDIGLGREWRRGCWSCREREPSVLLLPCRHLCLCMTCGPTVDACPICNCIKNGIVHVNMS